In Phormidium ambiguum IAM M-71, a genomic segment contains:
- a CDS encoding Uma2 family endonuclease, giving the protein MVTSNQSLVEQPIPAIPQENRIVMRGVSWQTYKQLMKEVGDDRAWRIAYDRGVLETRMPLEEHEEPKGLIESFVEVIVDELDIEIRKLGALTLEREDLTRAVEPDTCFYIQNEALVRGRKIKLPEDPPPDLVVESDYTSSSVNKEALYSALDVPELWRYTKKTLLIYRRIEGGYEQCEQSLAFPFLPIGEIPNFIEQSRAIGQRSAVKLFRQRIREILNNQSTNENSD; this is encoded by the coding sequence ATGGTAACATCAAACCAAAGTTTAGTTGAACAACCTATTCCAGCAATTCCTCAAGAAAATAGAATCGTGATGCGAGGCGTTAGCTGGCAAACTTATAAACAATTAATGAAAGAAGTAGGAGACGATCGCGCCTGGAGAATCGCTTACGATCGAGGAGTGTTAGAAACTAGAATGCCATTAGAAGAACACGAAGAACCTAAAGGTTTGATAGAGAGTTTTGTTGAAGTAATAGTAGACGAACTTGATATTGAAATTAGAAAACTAGGTGCCTTAACCTTAGAACGAGAAGATTTAACTCGTGCTGTAGAACCAGATACTTGTTTTTACATTCAAAATGAAGCTTTAGTAAGAGGACGTAAAATTAAATTACCAGAAGATCCACCACCTGACTTGGTAGTAGAATCAGACTATACTAGTTCTTCTGTTAACAAAGAAGCCCTTTATTCAGCTTTAGATGTTCCTGAACTGTGGCGATATACAAAAAAAACATTATTGATTTATCGGCGGATTGAAGGCGGATACGAACAATGCGAACAAAGCTTAGCATTTCCCTTTTTGCCAATAGGAGAAATTCCCAATTTTATTGAACAAAGTCGTGCAATTGGACAAAGAAGTGCTGTAAAGTTGTTTCGACAACGAATTAGAGAAATTCTGAATAATCAATCAACCAATGAGAATTCAGATTGA
- a CDS encoding sensor histidine kinase — protein MLNNLLETSPPPPQKLSLLKSVGWKLFLSVLGGTLVGLMCASYLFYRELVKQSKAELISSLEVQAESLEGNFRTFENTAKLVADAAVTLHQAGEKREFVYVDLIRRSLQTSRLGTGLGFGQPPEKRLIIPERKYAYPFAIRDKSGKVIAKGGESEPSDFQESYFRDPIKAGKAIWIEPVRYKETTVDPPEIFVSTSYTLPFYNNKKQLLGVMALDLELGFISEKLSTPVMRDSGYFVLVSPQGNLIAYPPDPQLALDLKPFPQINNYAKLWEKINLNLKKTATNTGIISWQDKEGKQEFWAYRKISNNNWILLASVPKWVVIGPLLRFSVIGTILAAMGASAVLAAVVFLFVRNLNRRLQPIMDECNLLAEASAKSEELMSREDEIGRLTISFYNLLGQVTVNEKRLRKEMEKSAKAYQALQETQAKLIQTEKMSSLGQLVAGVAHEINNPINFIYGNLPHAAEYTQELLKLIELYQEKYPNPEPEIQDLEEEIDLEFMVTDLRKIQASMSMGANRIREIVLSLRNFSRFDEAEMKDVDIHEGIDSTLLILQNRLKETPTNGAINLVKEYGNLPLLECYAGQLNQVFMNIISNAIDALEKFRNKEETDNHDRIPTIIIYTELSADKSRAVIKIKDNGCGISDEHKSKLFDPFFTTKPVGKGTGLGLSICYQIIVDKHKGDLRCVSEPEKGTEFIIEIPIYQTKPISKIF, from the coding sequence ATGCTAAACAACTTATTAGAAACTTCACCTCCTCCCCCGCAAAAGCTTTCTCTCTTAAAGTCTGTAGGCTGGAAATTATTTCTTTCCGTTTTAGGCGGAACATTAGTCGGATTAATGTGTGCATCTTACCTTTTTTATCGAGAATTAGTCAAACAATCAAAAGCCGAATTAATTTCCAGTTTAGAAGTTCAAGCCGAAAGCTTGGAAGGAAACTTTAGAACCTTTGAAAATACTGCTAAATTAGTTGCTGATGCTGCCGTAACATTACATCAAGCTGGGGAAAAAAGAGAATTTGTTTATGTTGATTTAATTCGGCGTTCTTTGCAAACTTCCCGGTTAGGAACTGGACTAGGTTTTGGACAACCTCCAGAAAAACGATTGATTATTCCTGAAAGAAAATATGCCTATCCATTTGCGATTCGAGACAAAAGTGGTAAAGTAATTGCCAAAGGTGGAGAAAGCGAACCCAGCGATTTTCAAGAAAGTTACTTTAGAGATCCAATAAAAGCAGGAAAAGCAATATGGATTGAACCAGTTCGCTATAAAGAAACCACCGTCGATCCTCCCGAAATCTTCGTTAGCACTAGTTATACTCTGCCATTTTATAATAACAAAAAACAACTTTTGGGAGTGATGGCCTTAGATTTAGAATTAGGCTTTATTAGTGAAAAACTATCTACACCAGTAATGAGAGATTCCGGTTATTTTGTGCTAGTAAGTCCTCAAGGAAATTTAATTGCTTATCCACCAGATCCACAATTAGCACTTGATTTAAAACCGTTTCCTCAAATTAATAACTATGCTAAACTTTGGGAAAAAATTAATTTAAATCTTAAAAAAACGGCTACAAATACAGGAATTATATCTTGGCAAGACAAAGAAGGAAAACAAGAATTTTGGGCTTATCGAAAAATTTCTAATAATAATTGGATTTTATTAGCTTCAGTGCCAAAATGGGTAGTAATCGGCCCTTTATTGCGCTTTTCCGTCATAGGAACTATCTTAGCAGCGATGGGGGCTTCTGCGGTTTTAGCAGCAGTAGTATTTCTGTTTGTCAGGAATCTCAATCGTCGGTTACAACCGATCATGGATGAGTGTAATTTATTAGCAGAAGCTAGTGCTAAAAGTGAAGAATTGATGAGTCGAGAAGATGAAATTGGCAGATTAACAATATCATTTTATAACTTGTTGGGACAAGTAACAGTAAATGAAAAACGGTTGCGAAAAGAAATGGAGAAATCCGCTAAAGCTTATCAAGCTTTGCAGGAAACACAAGCTAAGTTGATTCAGACAGAAAAAATGTCCAGTTTAGGACAATTAGTAGCAGGTGTAGCCCACGAAATTAACAACCCAATCAATTTTATTTATGGCAATTTACCTCATGCTGCCGAATATACACAAGAACTTCTAAAATTAATTGAATTATATCAAGAAAAATATCCAAATCCTGAACCAGAAATTCAGGATTTGGAAGAAGAAATTGATTTAGAATTTATGGTGACGGATTTACGCAAAATTCAAGCATCAATGAGTATGGGGGCGAATAGAATTCGGGAAATTGTGCTATCTTTACGCAATTTCTCTCGCTTTGATGAAGCAGAAATGAAAGATGTTGATATTCATGAGGGGATAGATAGTACTTTATTGATTTTACAGAATAGGTTGAAAGAAACACCTACTAATGGCGCGATTAACTTAGTAAAGGAGTATGGTAATTTGCCTTTATTGGAATGTTATGCTGGACAATTAAATCAGGTATTTATGAATATTATTAGTAATGCGATCGATGCTTTAGAAAAATTCCGCAATAAAGAAGAAACAGACAATCATGACCGAATTCCTACTATTATAATTTATACCGAATTGTCGGCGGATAAATCTCGTGCTGTTATTAAAATTAAAGATAATGGTTGTGGAATTTCTGATGAACATAAAAGTAAGTTATTCGATCCTTTCTTTACTACTAAACCTGTGGGTAAAGGTACTGGTTTAGGTTTATCTATTTGTTATCAGATTATTGTAGATAAACATAAAGGTGATTTGCGTTGTGTTTCTGAACCAGAAAAAGGAACCGAGTTTATTATTGAGATACCGATTTATCAAACCAAGCCTATTAGTAAGATATTTTAA